One Pyrus communis chromosome 4, drPyrComm1.1, whole genome shotgun sequence genomic region harbors:
- the LOC137730746 gene encoding uncharacterized protein isoform X2 has translation MIPLQVHHLPPPFLISQTTPLHSLSPTSQTVKFSPKPNPFSSSPILLSNPPCKFLRAAGIQTSSLCRNEEESTEISTELEDLSPDGVVYKKTLALVECSMFAALTGLVYFLSNSLAIEDYFGCFFSLPIVITSMRWGIATGRKTMVATTMLLLVLSGPVKALTYLLKHGLVGFTMGSLWRLGANWCLSIFLCTIVRSLGAVGYVLILSFLISENILALITINIHASLTFIFTASGIYSVPSMEAIYALFGVY, from the exons ATGATTCCTCTGCAAGTCCACCACCTCCCCCCACCTTTCCTCATTTCCCAAACTACCCctctccactctctctctcccacctCTCAAACTGTCAAATTTTCCCCCAAGCCGAACCCCTTTTCGTCTTCCCCAATTTTGCTATCCAACCCCCCCTGCAAATTTCTCAGGGCAGCAGGAATCCAAACGTCGTCGCTTTGTAGAAATGAGGAAGAAAGCACTGAAATTTCGACCGAGCTCGAAGACTTGTCGCCGGACGGCGTCGTTTATAAGAAGACGTTAGCGTTGGTGGAGTGCTCCATGTTTGCTGCTCTCACTGGCCTGGTGTACTTCCTCAGCAATTCTCTCGCAATTGAG GATTACTTTGGCTGCTTCTTCTCGCTGCCGATAGTGATCACCTCAATGAGGTGGGGCATCGCTACTGGAAGAAAAACTATG GTTGCAACAACTATGCTATTGCTAGTCTTGTCTGGTCCGGTGAAAGCTTTAACCTATTTG CTAAAGCACGGTTTGGTTGGTTTTACAATGGGAAGTTTATGGAG GTTAGGAGCAAACTGGTGTCTTTCAATTTTCTTGTGCACAATT GTTCGATCACTGGGTGCTGTAGGGTATGTCTTGATATTGTCATTCTTGATAAGTGAAAACATACTTGCTTTG ATCACTATAAACATTCATGCTTCCCTAACATTCATATTTACTGCATCGGGCATCTATTCAGTCCCGTCAATGGAAGCGATTTATGCCTTATTTG GTGTTTATTAA
- the LOC137730744 gene encoding choline/ethanolaminephosphotransferase 1-like isoform X2, whose protein sequence is MGYIGAHGVAALHKYKYSGVDHSYTAKYVLQPFWSSFVKIFPLWMPPNMITLTGFMFLLTSALLGYIYSPRLDSAPPRWVNFTHGLLLFLYQTFDAVDGKQARRTNSSSPLGELFDHGCDALACAFEALAFGSTAMCGRSTFWFWVISAVPFYFATWESYFTNTLILPAVNGPTEGLMLIYFAHFFTAIVGSEWWALQFGKSLPFLSWVPVLSEIPTYKAVLYLMIAFAVIPTLTFNVSNVHKVVQARKASMLLALAMIYPFVVLLVGVLAWGYLSPADIMGNYPHLVVLGSGLAFGYLVGRLILAHLCDEPKGLKTGMCMSLLYLPFAIANALTAKLNDGVPLVDESLVLLGYCAFTATLYLHFATSVVHEITTALGIYCFRITRKEA, encoded by the exons ATGGGGTATATTGGGGCACATGGTGTGGCTGCTTTGCATAAATACAAGTACAGTGGCGTGGATCACTCTTACACTGCCAAATATGTCTTGCAACCCTTTTGGAGTAGCTTCGTTAAAATCTTTCCTCTTTGGATGCC GCCCAACATG ATAACTTTAACAGGATTCATGTTCTTGCTCACATCCGCTCTGCTTGGCTAT ATATATTCACCACGACTGGATTCAGCTCCTCCTAGATGGGTTAATTTCACTCATGGATTGCTACTTTTCTTATACCAG ACCTTTGATGCCGTTGATGGGAAACAAGCAAGACGGACAAATTCGTCAAGTCCACTGGGGGAACTTTTTGACCATG GTTGTGATGCCCTTGCCTGTGCG TTCGAAGCATTGGCCTTTGGAAGTACTGCGATGTGTGGAAGATCTACTTTCTGGTTCTGGGTGATTTCAGCTGTTCCATTTTACTTTGCTACTTGGGAGTC TTACTTTACCAATACCCTAATCCTTCCTGCTGTTAATGGACCCACGGAGGGTCTAATGCTGATATATTTTGCCCATTTTTTCACAGCTATCGTTG GTTCTGAGTGGTGGGCTCTACAATTTGGAAAGTCTTTGCCTTTTCTGAGTTGGGTCCCCGTTCTTAGTG aAATCCCAACATACAAAGCTGTGTTGTATCTAATGATAGCTTTTGCTGTCATCCCAACGCTCACATTCAA TGTGTCCAATGTTCATAAGGTTGTTCAAGCAAGGAAAGCAAGTATGCTATTGGCACTGGCAATG ATTTACCCTTTTGTAGTCCTTTTGGTAGGAGTTTTGGCATG GGGTTACTTGTCACCAGCTGACATTATGGGGAACTATCCACATTTAGTCGTTCTGGGAAGTGGGCTTGCTTTTGGGTACCTTGTG GGAAGATTGATTCTTGCGCACTTGTGTGATGAGccaaagggtttgaaaactggaATGTGCATG TCATTGTTGTATCTTCCATTTGCCATTGCAAATGCACTCACAGCTAAACTGAACGATGG AGTTCCTTTGGTTGATGAGAGCTTGGTTCTTCTTGGTTACTGTGCATTTACAG CGACGCTCTATCTTCACTTTGCAACGTCAGTCGTTCACGAGATCACAACAGCCTTGGGAATCTATTGCTTTAG GATAACTAGGAAGGAAGCTTGA
- the LOC137730744 gene encoding choline/ethanolaminephosphotransferase 1-like isoform X1, which produces MITLTGFMFLLTSALLGYIYSPRLDSAPPRWVNFTHGLLLFLYQTFDAVDGKQARRTNSSSPLGELFDHGCDALACAFEALAFGSTAMCGRSTFWFWVISAVPFYFATWESYFTNTLILPAVNGPTEGLMLIYFAHFFTAIVGSEWWALQFGKSLPFLSWVPVLSEIPTYKAVLYLMIAFAVIPTLTFNVSNVHKVVQARKASMLLALAMIYPFVVLLVGVLAWGYLSPADIMGNYPHLVVLGSGLAFGYLVGRLILAHLCDEPKGLKTGMCMSLLYLPFAIANALTAKLNDGVPLVDESLVLLGYCAFTATLYLHFATSVVHEITTALGIYCFRITRKEA; this is translated from the exons ATG ATAACTTTAACAGGATTCATGTTCTTGCTCACATCCGCTCTGCTTGGCTAT ATATATTCACCACGACTGGATTCAGCTCCTCCTAGATGGGTTAATTTCACTCATGGATTGCTACTTTTCTTATACCAG ACCTTTGATGCCGTTGATGGGAAACAAGCAAGACGGACAAATTCGTCAAGTCCACTGGGGGAACTTTTTGACCATG GTTGTGATGCCCTTGCCTGTGCG TTCGAAGCATTGGCCTTTGGAAGTACTGCGATGTGTGGAAGATCTACTTTCTGGTTCTGGGTGATTTCAGCTGTTCCATTTTACTTTGCTACTTGGGAGTC TTACTTTACCAATACCCTAATCCTTCCTGCTGTTAATGGACCCACGGAGGGTCTAATGCTGATATATTTTGCCCATTTTTTCACAGCTATCGTTG GTTCTGAGTGGTGGGCTCTACAATTTGGAAAGTCTTTGCCTTTTCTGAGTTGGGTCCCCGTTCTTAGTG aAATCCCAACATACAAAGCTGTGTTGTATCTAATGATAGCTTTTGCTGTCATCCCAACGCTCACATTCAA TGTGTCCAATGTTCATAAGGTTGTTCAAGCAAGGAAAGCAAGTATGCTATTGGCACTGGCAATG ATTTACCCTTTTGTAGTCCTTTTGGTAGGAGTTTTGGCATG GGGTTACTTGTCACCAGCTGACATTATGGGGAACTATCCACATTTAGTCGTTCTGGGAAGTGGGCTTGCTTTTGGGTACCTTGTG GGAAGATTGATTCTTGCGCACTTGTGTGATGAGccaaagggtttgaaaactggaATGTGCATG TCATTGTTGTATCTTCCATTTGCCATTGCAAATGCACTCACAGCTAAACTGAACGATGG AGTTCCTTTGGTTGATGAGAGCTTGGTTCTTCTTGGTTACTGTGCATTTACAG CGACGCTCTATCTTCACTTTGCAACGTCAGTCGTTCACGAGATCACAACAGCCTTGGGAATCTATTGCTTTAG GATAACTAGGAAGGAAGCTTGA
- the LOC137730743 gene encoding S-adenosylmethionine decarboxylase proenzyme-like, translating into MAMEGSAIGFEGYEKRLEITFFEPSIFLDPEGRGLRSLSKAQIDEFLDQAECTIVSSLSNDDVDSYVLSESSLFIHPYKMIIKTCGTTKLLRVIPTVLQLAETISLAVRSVKYTRGSFIFPGAQTYPHRSFSEEVSVLDSYFGKLGSGSRAYVMGRSDGPQKWHVYSATAESASLVEPVYTLEMCMTGLDRGKASVFYKTQSSSATAMTTESGIRKILPDSDICDFEFDPCGYSMNSIEGAAISTIHVTPEDGFSYASFETAGYDLKDVNLNQLVERVLVCFQPKEFSLAVHSNVASKSLQQHCSVDLKGYCREESSHEELGLGGAIVYHRFLKTERCSSPRSTLKGCWREEEEEEDY; encoded by the coding sequence ATGGCCATGGAGGGTTCTGCTATTGGATTTGAAGGTTATGAAAAGAGGCTAGAAATAACATTTTTCGAGCCGAGTATCTTTCTCGACCCTGAAGGAAGGGGTCTTCGGTCTCTGTCCAAAGCTCAGATAGATGAATTTCTTGACCAAGCTGAGTGCACTATCGTCTCGTCATTGTCGAATGACGATGTTGACTCGTATGTTCTTTCTGAGTCGAGCCTCTTTATTCATCCATACAAGATGATCATCAAAACTTGTGGCACAACCAAGTTGCTCCGTGTGATCCCGACTGTCCTTCAGTTGGCTGAAACCATTTCCCTTGCTGTGAGATCTGTGAAGTACACTCGTGGGAGTTTCATTTTTCCAGGAGCACAGACATACCCTCATCGTAGCTTCTCAGAAGAAGTTTCGGTCCTTGACAGCTACTTCGGGAAGCTTGGGTCAGGAAGCAGGGCGTACGTGATGGGCAGGTCAGACGGACCTCAGAAATGGCATGTATATTCGGCGACTGCCGAATCAGCAAGCTTGGTCGAACCTGTGTACACACTCGAAATGTGCATGACTGGTTTGGACAGGGGAAAGGCTTCTGTATTCTACAAAACCCAATCGAGCTCAGCCACAGCGATGACAACCGAATCTGGTATCCGAAAGATCCTTCCAGATTCGGACATTTGCGATTTCGAGTTTGACCCCTGTGGGTATTCCATGAACTCCATCGAAGGAGCTGCAATTTCGACCATTCACGTCACACCAGAAGATGGCTTCAGTTATGCGAGTTTTGAAACCGCTGGATATGATCTGAAAGATGTAAACCTGAACCAGTTGGTTGAGAGGGTATTGGTTTGTTTCCAACCGAAAGAGTTCTCCCTAGCTGTGCACTCCAATGTTGCTAGCAAGTCACTCCAGCAACATTGTTCCGTGGATTTGAAGGGATACTGTCGCGAAGAGAGCAGCCACGAAGAGCTTGGACTGGGTGGAGCCATTGTCTACCATAGGTTCCTGAAGACGGAGCGCTGCAGTTCTCCTCGATCAACTCTCAAGGGCTGctggagagaggaagaagaggaagaagattatTGA
- the LOC137731314 gene encoding uncharacterized protein, which yields MKERGKAVETAHDNIDMEYYSSSEMPCRRHPNSSSVGICAFCLKDRLLQLVCSDCGEQRLSSCSCSAVSSNRNSTVEVGSVGRVSFLIENEKHESLQKPNKTQEKEDVVVLRRSSSSCVEIKKSNFWRFGRFFRKKRSEKDGGNTSVGGFDEKSEMWLVDHMGVSRSRSLCSFRGGALLGSEDGGEHLMVSAARSSISAARSSSVTTAGMVLDSGRKSGFSEGRKSGFSEGRKSGFSEGRKSGFSEGRRSGFSEAEPRKSGFDGEKKDEVVGFTGATKRVFSLKESDFGMDESGFIDLKLDYAADSKPEFSGMRMRSIADGETVFGSMRRSEFVGGECDEGSFGIYRHGGSCRLTVDERGIKRGRKSLKGWRWIFRHHPSWGSSRKKDEDLMFKT from the coding sequence ATGAAAGAGAGAGGCAAAGCTGTGGAAACAGCTCACGACAATATCGACATGGAGTACTACTCTTCGTCCGAAATGCCGTGTCGAAGACACCCAAATTCGTCTTCCGTGGGGATATGCGCATTCTGTCTAAAAGATCGTCTACTCCAGCTGGTCTGCTCCGACTGTGGCGAGCAGCGCCTCTCCTCCTGCTCCTGCTCCGCCGTCTCGTCAAACCGCAACTCCACCGTGGAGGTTGGCAGCGTCGGCAGAGTCTCGTTTCTGATCGAGAACGAAAAGCACGAGTCTTtacaaaaacccaacaaaacccAAGAGAAAGAAGACGTCGTGGTGCTCCggagaagcagcagcagctgcGTCGAGATCAAGAAAAGTAATTTTTGGAGATTTGGGAGGTTTTTTCGGAAGAAGAGATCGGAAAAAGATGGTGGGAATACGAGTGTTGGTGGGTTTGATGAGAAAAGTGAGATGTGGCTGGTGGATCATATGGGGGTGTCGAGATCAAGGTCTCTCTGCAGTTTCAGAGGTGGGGCACTCTTAGGATCGGAGGACGGCGGGGAACATTTGATGGTTTCCGCCGCCAGGAGCTCCATTTCTGCTGCGAGAAGCTCGAGCGTTACTACTGCCGGAATGGTTCTGGATTCTGGAAGAAAGAGTGGATTTAGTGAAGGGAGAAAGAGTGGATTTAGTGAAGGTAGAAAGAGTGGGTTTAGTGAGGGGAGAAAGAGTGGATTCAGTGAAGGGAGAAGGAGCGGATTTAGTGAAGCGGAGCCGAGAAAAAGCGGTTTCGATGGTGAGAAGAAAGATGAAGTTGTAGGGTTTACCGGGGCAACGAAACGCGTTTTTTCGCTGAAGGAGAGTGATTTCGGTATGGATGAATCGGGGTTTATCGATTTGAAGCTCGATTACGCGGCGGATTCGAAGCCGGAGTTTTCTGGCATGAGGATGAGGAGCATTGCAGATGGAGAGACTGTTTTTGGGAGCATGAGAAGGAGTGAGTTTGTGGGAGGTGAATGTGATGAGGGATCATTTGGTATTTACAGGCATGGTGGTTCTTGTAGATTGACAGTGGATGAGAGGGGGATAAAGAGGGGGAGGAAAAGTTTGAAGGGATGGAGGTGGATTTTCAGGCATCATCCAAGCTGGGGAAGTAGTAGGAAGAAAGATGAAGATTTAATGTTCAAAACTTAA
- the LOC137730746 gene encoding uncharacterized protein isoform X1, producing the protein MIPLQVHHLPPPFLISQTTPLHSLSPTSQTVKFSPKPNPFSSSPILLSNPPCKFLRAAGIQTSSLCRNEEESTEISTELEDLSPDGVVYKKTLALVECSMFAALTGLVYFLSNSLAIEDYFGCFFSLPIVITSMRWGIATGRKTMVATTMLLLVLSGPVKALTYLLKHGLVGFTMGSLWRLGANWCLSIFLCTIVRSLGAVGYVLILSFLISENILALITINIHASLTFIFTASGIYSVPSMEAIYALFGTLVFINSGSFMFLLHLLYSVFLTRLGMKASLRLPRWLEKAI; encoded by the exons ATGATTCCTCTGCAAGTCCACCACCTCCCCCCACCTTTCCTCATTTCCCAAACTACCCctctccactctctctctcccacctCTCAAACTGTCAAATTTTCCCCCAAGCCGAACCCCTTTTCGTCTTCCCCAATTTTGCTATCCAACCCCCCCTGCAAATTTCTCAGGGCAGCAGGAATCCAAACGTCGTCGCTTTGTAGAAATGAGGAAGAAAGCACTGAAATTTCGACCGAGCTCGAAGACTTGTCGCCGGACGGCGTCGTTTATAAGAAGACGTTAGCGTTGGTGGAGTGCTCCATGTTTGCTGCTCTCACTGGCCTGGTGTACTTCCTCAGCAATTCTCTCGCAATTGAG GATTACTTTGGCTGCTTCTTCTCGCTGCCGATAGTGATCACCTCAATGAGGTGGGGCATCGCTACTGGAAGAAAAACTATG GTTGCAACAACTATGCTATTGCTAGTCTTGTCTGGTCCGGTGAAAGCTTTAACCTATTTG CTAAAGCACGGTTTGGTTGGTTTTACAATGGGAAGTTTATGGAG GTTAGGAGCAAACTGGTGTCTTTCAATTTTCTTGTGCACAATT GTTCGATCACTGGGTGCTGTAGGGTATGTCTTGATATTGTCATTCTTGATAAGTGAAAACATACTTGCTTTG ATCACTATAAACATTCATGCTTCCCTAACATTCATATTTACTGCATCGGGCATCTATTCAGTCCCGTCAATGGAAGCGATTTATGCCTTATTTGGTACTctg GTGTTTATTAATAGCGGATCCTTCATGTTCTTGCTCCACCTATTGTATTCCGTGTTCCTTACGAGGCTCGGGATGAAAGCATCGTTACGATTGCCAAGATGGCTGGAGAAGGCTATATAA